GTATATTTTTTTAATTAATAAATGATTAGAAAGGCTCTTCTTTACTTTTGTAGAAGAGCTTTAATTTTATTAAAGGAGTGCTTATTTTTATAGTTTTGAGTATAAATTTTTATAAAATCTATATAAATATAATAATGAATTTAAAATACTAGAGGTGATTATGTGGAATATACTTTTTATTCTTTAAATAGTATAAAAACTATGGAGGTTGTGGAAATAAATTCAGGAACTAGACTTGGATTTATAAAAGATTTTAAAGTTGATACTGAAAACTATAAAATAACATCAATATTAATGCCTAATGAAAAGATATCTATTTTTGGAAAGAATAATGATATAGAAATACCCTGGTATAGAATAAAAAAAATAGGGGTAGATGTAATACTAGTAGATGCAGAAGATATATTTGAAGGGCAAATTCAGTAGAATTAAGGGGAAAAATGTGTATAATATAATTAGACAAATACACATGTAAAGGTGGGATAGTATAGTATGAAATGTCCATATTGTTCATACAACGAAAGTAAAGTAGTAGATTCTCGATCAACAGAAGATAATATGTCCATAAGAAGAAGAAGAGAATGTTTGGAATGTGGTAAGAGATATACCACCTATGAGAAAATAGAAAGTGTTCCTATATTGGTTATTAAGAAAAATTTAAATAGAGAATATTTTGATAGAGATAAAATAGTTAATGGAATAATAAAGGCTTGTCAAAAAAGACCAGTATCAAGGCATCAAATTGAAGAAATAGTAGATGAAGTAGAGAAAAAAATTAATAATTCTATGATAACTGAAGTAAACTCAAAATATATAGGAGAACTCATTATGGAAAAATTAAAGGAAGTAGATGAAGTATCCTATGTAAGATTTGCTTCTGTATATAGGCAGTTCAAAGACATAGATACCTTTATGGAAGAGATAAAAAAACTTAGAAACCAGTAATTTTTATAGAGGACAATTTTTAATGAACAACTAACAATGAATAATGAACAATTTAGGAGGATTTTCTTCATTGCGTCAGAAAATCCTTAATAATTATTCATTAATCAACGGCCCATTGGCTTGCGACACAGTCGCTAGATTAATAGTAAATAATTAAAATAAATAACCATGGAGGGTATAATATGTTAGAAGATAGTATTTTAATAGTGGATGATGAAGAGCATATTAGAGAGCTTATTAGATATAATTTAGAAAAACAAGGTTATAAAATTTTTTGTGCTGAAAATGGAAAAGAAGCTTTAGAAACAGCTAAAGACAAAAAGCCTACATTAATTTTATTAGATGTTATGTTACCTAAAATGGATGGATATGATGTATGCAAAGAAATAAGGAGAGATACTTCTATATCTACTACACCAATTATAATGATAACTGCTAAAGGTGAAGAATTGGACAAAGTACTGGGATTAGAACTTGGTGCAGATGATTATATAACAAAACCTTTTTCTATTAGGGAACTAATTGCTAGAATAAAAGCTGTGCTGAGAAGAACCGTATTACAAAATACCGAGGAACCCTTTAAATTTGAGGATTTGAAAATGGATTTTGAAAAACATGAAGTAGTAAAAGATGGAGAAAAGGTTGATTTAACTCTTAAAGAATTTCAACTGTTAGAGATACTTATTAAAAATAAGGGACGGGTACTAACTAGAGAATACTTATTAGATAAGATATGGGGATATGAATACATAGGAGAAACTAGGACAGTAGATGTACATATAAGACATCTAAGGCAAAAAATAGAGAAAGATGATAAAAACCCTAAGTATATAGAAACTATTAGAGGAGTTGGATATAGGTTTAATTTAAACATAAATTAAAGGTGATTAAATGAAAAAAAGATTAATGAGACATATGCTAGTTACGCTAACTTT
This window of the Clostridium cochlearium genome carries:
- a CDS encoding YlmC/YmxH family sporulation protein produces the protein MEVVEINSGTRLGFIKDFKVDTENYKITSILMPNEKISIFGKNNDIEIPWYRIKKIGVDVILVDAEDIFEGQIQ
- the nrdR gene encoding transcriptional regulator NrdR — its product is MKCPYCSYNESKVVDSRSTEDNMSIRRRRECLECGKRYTTYEKIESVPILVIKKNLNREYFDRDKIVNGIIKACQKRPVSRHQIEEIVDEVEKKINNSMITEVNSKYIGELIMEKLKEVDEVSYVRFASVYRQFKDIDTFMEEIKKLRNQ
- a CDS encoding response regulator produces the protein MLEDSILIVDDEEHIRELIRYNLEKQGYKIFCAENGKEALETAKDKKPTLILLDVMLPKMDGYDVCKEIRRDTSISTTPIIMITAKGEELDKVLGLELGADDYITKPFSIRELIARIKAVLRRTVLQNTEEPFKFEDLKMDFEKHEVVKDGEKVDLTLKEFQLLEILIKNKGRVLTREYLLDKIWGYEYIGETRTVDVHIRHLRQKIEKDDKNPKYIETIRGVGYRFNLNIN